The Populus trichocarpa isolate Nisqually-1 chromosome 2, P.trichocarpa_v4.1, whole genome shotgun sequence genome has a window encoding:
- the LOC7462864 gene encoding uncharacterized protein LOC7462864 isoform X1: MVDAMEHRTADREMSDVTAAQQHQVPNDNNVREMLTLARQLINQGNPSQALQAVVMAMRTKGGDQAVFQSLHRARELYLNRLQESTNVDHLASLFAECAIAEAQPLQDEQTPLNGGDQSPSAVPEVHVNSILAETGRTQIVLDAFSDGSSFICLHCGGLVSNYRKDEHYAFWCG; encoded by the exons ATGGTTGATGCCATGGAACATCGTACTGCAGACAGAGAGATGTCTGACGTTACCGCGGCGCAGCAGCATCAAGTCCCAAATGACAACAACGTTCGAGAGATGCTCACATTGGctcgccaactcatcaatcaaggCAACCCTTCTCAAGCTCTCCAAGCg GTGGTCATGGCAATGAGAACCAAAGGTGGGGATCAAGCTGTATTTCAATCCTTGCACCGTGCTCGTGAGCTGTATTTGAACAGATTGCAAGAGAGCACTAATGTTGATCATCTGGCCTCTTTGTTTGCTGAATGTGCAATTGCTGAGGCCCAGCCTTTACAAGATGAACAAACACCACTTAATGGAGGTGACCAATCACCTTCAGCTGTACCCGAAGTTCATGTAAACTCCATACTTGCAGAAACTGGCAGGACGCAAATTGTGTTGGATGCATTCTCAGATGGGAGCAGTTTCATCTGCCTTCACTGTGGTGGTCTCGTAAGTAATTATCGCAAAGACGAGCACTATGCATTCTGGTGTGGTTGA
- the LOC7462864 gene encoding uncharacterized protein LOC7462864 isoform X2 — protein sequence MAMRTKGGDQAVFQSLHRARELYLNRLQESTNVDHLASLFAECAIAEAQPLQDEQTPLNGGDQSPSAVPEVHVNSILAETGRTQIVLDAFSDGSSFICLHCGGLVSNYRKDEHYAFWCG from the coding sequence ATGGCAATGAGAACCAAAGGTGGGGATCAAGCTGTATTTCAATCCTTGCACCGTGCTCGTGAGCTGTATTTGAACAGATTGCAAGAGAGCACTAATGTTGATCATCTGGCCTCTTTGTTTGCTGAATGTGCAATTGCTGAGGCCCAGCCTTTACAAGATGAACAAACACCACTTAATGGAGGTGACCAATCACCTTCAGCTGTACCCGAAGTTCATGTAAACTCCATACTTGCAGAAACTGGCAGGACGCAAATTGTGTTGGATGCATTCTCAGATGGGAGCAGTTTCATCTGCCTTCACTGTGGTGGTCTCGTAAGTAATTATCGCAAAGACGAGCACTATGCATTCTGGTGTGGTTGA